The Methanococcoides methylutens MM1 genome has a window encoding:
- a CDS encoding PHP domain-containing protein yields MRIDLHVHSCFSKDSNASLDSILEHAKKNGLDGIAICDHDTREGGLACVKRAKEVGSDIIVIPGIEVTSSKGHILVLDPDGDIESGMTPEKTIERARELGAVVIIPHPFKITSHGIGYVEGLDADAVEVLNSRCVTGGANNKAKRVTGELGIPQVGGSDAHEVKMVGCSYTEVDASERTPEAVLQAIRDGRVTFGGRRTPVSYVLKQVIVGRIKKAKLALGIRTG; encoded by the coding sequence ATGCGTATTGATCTTCACGTTCATTCCTGCTTTTCAAAAGACAGCAATGCCAGCTTAGACTCCATTCTTGAACATGCAAAGAAGAATGGTCTGGATGGGATTGCTATATGTGATCATGATACACGTGAGGGAGGCCTTGCCTGTGTTAAAAGGGCAAAGGAAGTGGGTTCTGATATTATTGTGATCCCGGGTATAGAAGTTACTTCTTCTAAAGGTCATATCCTTGTACTTGATCCCGATGGGGACATTGAATCAGGTATGACTCCTGAGAAGACCATAGAGCGTGCAAGGGAACTTGGTGCAGTTGTAATAATCCCCCATCCTTTCAAGATCACCTCACATGGTATTGGCTATGTTGAAGGACTCGATGCCGATGCTGTAGAGGTGCTTAACTCCAGGTGTGTTACAGGTGGCGCTAACAACAAGGCAAAAAGAGTAACCGGGGAACTTGGAATTCCACAGGTGGGTGGCAGTGATGCACATGAAGTGAAAATGGTGGGCTGCTCCTATACTGAGGTTGATGCTTCAGAAAGGACTCCTGAAGCCGTACTTCAGGCCATACGTGATGGAAGGGTAACTTTCGGAGGGCGCAGAACTCCTGTTTCTTATGTTTTAAAACAGGTTATAGTTGGTAGAATAAAAAAAGCTAAGCTTGCTTTAGGTATCCGAACCGGATAA
- a CDS encoding AI-2E family transporter gives MKKERSVKMILALLAIIILAVVLSYALIPYINAFLGAFILYVIFKPVYCLLTERFKLRKDVSAITVMLLSLIVVFIPLYFLFVSIVGELGGVINSIIANISYVEIIEDIEYLDEVLPDLEIQDKLINVVSTAGSYLSGYLLSALQNISGYVISLIIMFFLLYYLFTSTNTGFDTKLKEYVPFNNRNTDKILSELKNVIQSTLIATLLIAVLQGSLLGLTFYAVGIEGATLWGVATAVLSFVPVIGSPIIWIPATIIQIALKNYVAAVAIFIMGLIISNIDNLLRPFIQKKVGAMHPFVSLLGIFIGIYLFGIIGIIVGPLLISTFLLILKMFNEEYLQE, from the coding sequence ATGAAAAAAGAGCGATCTGTAAAGATGATCTTAGCACTCCTGGCCATAATCATACTTGCAGTTGTGTTAAGCTACGCACTGATACCCTACATCAATGCTTTTCTTGGAGCATTCATTCTTTACGTGATCTTCAAACCGGTTTATTGCCTGCTTACAGAACGATTCAAACTGCGAAAGGACGTATCTGCAATTACTGTGATGCTGCTTTCATTGATAGTGGTATTTATACCACTTTACTTCCTGTTCGTATCCATTGTCGGAGAACTTGGGGGTGTGATAAACAGCATTATAGCCAATATCAGCTATGTTGAGATCATAGAGGACATAGAATATCTGGATGAAGTTCTGCCAGACCTGGAAATTCAGGATAAACTCATCAACGTGGTTTCAACTGCCGGTTCATATCTGAGCGGCTATCTCCTATCAGCACTACAGAACATCAGTGGATACGTCATCTCCCTCATCATAATGTTCTTTTTGCTATACTACCTGTTCACATCCACAAACACTGGTTTTGATACTAAGCTTAAGGAATACGTCCCATTTAACAACAGGAATACAGACAAAATTCTGAGCGAACTCAAGAACGTCATACAATCCACCCTTATTGCCACATTGCTTATAGCAGTCCTTCAGGGATCACTATTAGGCCTGACGTTCTATGCAGTAGGCATAGAAGGAGCAACACTCTGGGGAGTTGCCACCGCAGTACTGTCATTTGTCCCGGTGATCGGCTCACCCATCATATGGATACCTGCTACCATTATACAGATAGCATTGAAGAATTACGTTGCAGCCGTTGCGATCTTTATAATGGGACTTATCATCAGTAACATCGATAATCTCCTCAGGCCTTTCATCCAGAAAAAAGTAGGTGCTATGCACCCATTCGTGTCCCTTCTTGGAATATTTATAGGAATCTACCTTTTCGGCATCATCGGTATTATTGTTGGGCCACTCCTGATATCAACATTCCTTCTGATATTGAAAATGTTCAATGAGGAATATCTTCAGGAATGA
- the hflX gene encoding GTPase HflX, with protein sequence MRKAIVVQRNDPNADEAENERKLAELKELAHASDYTVVGSMVQSRYPDRKYQVGRGKVEELAELVEALEAEKVIFNNQLSTTQIYNISETCKCEVMDRFQLILEIFAARATTRRAKLQVELAKLQYELPKAKSIVSLLKKEERPGFMGLGGYEDSYEQDIKKRIVRIRTELMHSCKGSESLRTFRHERGFSLVALAGYTNAGKSTLFQLLVKEGTIVEDMLFTTLSPTTRSLTINQRKVLLTDTVGFIEDLPHWMVDAFRSTLDEIFLADMILLVVDMSDPVDVIRQKLAVSHDIFWKRTGGATIVTALNKTDLLPDEQLQEKLDAISYLAPNPVMISAVSGQGIDELKQLLYKKLPKWEHSHISIPMSEEGMSMVSWLYDEGIVHSIEYGDSIIMEIEARNEIIQKVKQFEISSE encoded by the coding sequence ATGAGAAAAGCCATTGTTGTCCAGCGTAATGACCCGAATGCCGATGAGGCTGAGAATGAGCGAAAGCTGGCGGAACTTAAAGAGCTTGCACATGCTTCCGATTACACTGTAGTGGGGTCAATGGTACAATCACGTTATCCTGATCGGAAGTACCAGGTAGGTCGTGGTAAGGTGGAAGAGCTTGCGGAGCTTGTGGAAGCCCTGGAAGCTGAGAAGGTTATCTTTAACAATCAGCTTTCAACTACCCAGATCTATAATATTTCCGAGACCTGCAAATGTGAAGTGATGGACAGGTTCCAGCTAATCCTTGAGATATTTGCTGCAAGGGCTACCACCAGGCGTGCAAAACTGCAGGTGGAGCTTGCAAAATTACAATATGAGCTTCCTAAGGCGAAATCCATCGTCTCCCTGCTCAAGAAGGAAGAGAGGCCGGGGTTTATGGGTCTTGGAGGTTATGAGGATTCCTATGAGCAGGACATAAAGAAAAGGATAGTCAGGATCAGGACCGAGCTCATGCACTCCTGCAAGGGAAGTGAATCCCTTCGGACCTTCAGGCATGAGAGGGGATTTTCCCTTGTGGCACTGGCAGGATATACGAATGCAGGCAAAAGTACTCTTTTCCAGTTGCTTGTGAAAGAAGGGACAATAGTGGAGGATATGCTCTTTACTACATTGTCCCCGACAACACGTTCTCTTACGATCAACCAGCGCAAGGTTCTTTTGACAGATACAGTGGGATTTATTGAGGATCTCCCGCACTGGATGGTAGATGCTTTCAGGTCAACTCTTGATGAGATCTTTTTGGCCGATATGATTCTTCTTGTGGTGGACATGAGCGATCCTGTTGATGTCATCAGACAAAAGCTGGCGGTAAGTCATGATATATTCTGGAAGAGGACAGGAGGTGCTACGATAGTCACAGCTCTCAATAAGACCGACCTGCTACCAGATGAGCAACTGCAGGAGAAACTGGATGCTATTAGTTACCTTGCTCCGAATCCGGTGATGATCTCCGCAGTGTCGGGTCAGGGCATTGATGAACTTAAGCAGCTTCTGTACAAAAAACTGCCTAAATGGGAACATTCTCATATTTCCATTCCCATGTCCGAAGAAGGTATGTCTATGGTCTCATGGCTTTATGATGAAGGAATAGTTCATTCTATCGAATACGGGGATTCTATAATTATGGAAATAGAGGCACGAAATGAGATCATTCAAAAAGTAAAACAATTCGAAATCTCTTCTGAATAA
- a CDS encoding UDP-N-acetylglucosamine--N-acetylmuramyl-(pentapeptide) pyrophosphoryl-undecaprenol N-acetylglucosamine transferase encodes MRIMLFVCGEGLGHTSRCIPLAQQMQEEGHDVLIGAYGYSRELIDKKGLPTIEIPPEIQLVGNAGSLDLKASILATIKSGELLGILKINRQLKEFDPQVVVSDSHYTAAIAAMFRKKPVHLMMNQSNMEEFFYNKGTFMKAIGRFTKSFYNAIFRRVDGIIIPDYPMPYTICRMNLELQEELDDAIFYSGPLVGKKYEEVTRAELSKPHVLSTVGGFGYREPIFRKVIETAKLDKMISYTLLSGPSVDPEDFTDLPDNVTILKFIEDQFPYIKSSDLVIAPGGHSTMMEALSFGIPMLSFPDIDHNEQQNNATALEEDGCGKRLDYSISPEKLLEHIHEITKEGKLVEKSRELQELSNELSGPSAITRMLESKYMQ; translated from the coding sequence ATGAGAATTATGCTCTTCGTATGTGGAGAAGGACTCGGTCATACTAGCCGCTGCATTCCGCTTGCCCAACAGATGCAGGAAGAAGGCCATGATGTCCTTATTGGTGCCTATGGATATTCCAGGGAACTGATCGACAAAAAAGGACTGCCAACCATAGAGATACCTCCCGAGATACAGCTTGTTGGAAATGCAGGCAGCCTTGACCTTAAAGCATCCATTCTGGCCACCATCAAAAGCGGAGAACTATTAGGCATCCTGAAGATCAACAGACAACTGAAAGAGTTCGATCCTCAGGTGGTGGTATCAGACAGCCATTACACCGCCGCCATAGCTGCAATGTTCAGGAAGAAGCCCGTCCACCTGATGATGAACCAGTCCAACATGGAGGAATTCTTCTACAACAAGGGAACTTTCATGAAAGCCATTGGCAGGTTCACAAAATCATTCTACAATGCAATATTCCGTAGAGTAGATGGGATTATAATACCTGATTATCCCATGCCATATACGATCTGCCGCATGAACCTTGAGCTTCAGGAAGAGCTGGATGATGCCATATTCTACAGTGGCCCTCTTGTGGGGAAAAAGTATGAAGAGGTCACCAGGGCAGAACTTAGTAAACCCCATGTGCTATCCACTGTAGGCGGTTTCGGATATCGCGAACCAATCTTCAGGAAGGTAATCGAAACAGCAAAACTGGACAAAATGATCAGTTATACTCTCCTGTCAGGCCCCAGTGTCGATCCCGAGGACTTTACCGACCTCCCGGACAACGTTACAATACTCAAATTCATAGAGGACCAGTTCCCATACATCAAAAGTTCCGACCTTGTCATAGCACCTGGAGGCCATAGTACAATGATGGAAGCACTCTCTTTTGGCATCCCTATGCTCTCATTCCCGGACATCGATCACAACGAACAACAGAACAATGCCACTGCACTGGAAGAGGATGGATGTGGAAAGAGACTGGACTATTCAATATCACCTGAAAAACTCCTTGAACACATCCATGAGATCACAAAGGAAGGTAAGCTGGTAGAGAAGAGCAGGGAACTGCAAGAGCTCTCCAATGAGCTTAGCGGGCCGTCTGCCATCACGAGGATGCTGGAATCAAAGTACATGCAATGA
- a CDS encoding helix-turn-helix transcriptional regulator, producing the protein MIIPEPIENEVNLLGGAEGIALRIADDESIARQSSIHHALSSSIRLKILNLVLVQPLCVCLIKEITGMPDSKLSYHLSILVDNGLIRREKSGNWIIYHPTEEGRKYQVEI; encoded by the coding sequence ATGATAATTCCTGAACCGATCGAAAACGAAGTGAATCTGCTTGGGGGAGCTGAAGGCATTGCACTGAGGATCGCAGATGATGAAAGCATCGCCCGGCAGAGCAGTATACACCATGCACTATCCTCATCAATCCGCCTGAAGATTCTCAATCTGGTACTGGTTCAACCCCTTTGTGTCTGCCTCATCAAAGAGATAACAGGCATGCCCGATTCAAAACTTTCATACCACCTGTCGATCCTTGTGGACAATGGGCTTATACGGAGAGAGAAGAGTGGGAACTGGATAATATATCATCCAACAGAAGAAGGCAGGAAGTATCAAGTAGAAATCTAA
- a CDS encoding ATP-binding protein: protein MKSKAQENNGKSKPKVLVVEASDQDIENLSLVLSEDYNVIRATRGHEALSIVENDDPELVLLGSDLPDMEGDKICKAIKGKLSNELIPVIVVTSLFENEEKAKIIKENADEILIKPVDELELTTRVRSLLRMRHLHDELVKERDEVQTYIDVAGSIIGVVDRNFKVTLVNQKACDVLGYSKEEVMGQNWFDVFVPEYIREDIKKGYRGVINGVIEPPEFSEKPIVTRNRGERWVLWHDVILRDDDMNIVGTISSGDDITERKLAENAMEEANTELKLLDNIKDQFLTNLNYELRTPLISIKGFCELLMEEQLGTINDPQKNAHDTVLRNTERLRHLIDSLLYVSGERSQEIKYNIIPLYPARLIEDIIEDRALYMEKKELTIENNVPKNLPAILGDMEHLERMFTHLLDNAIKFTQTGGKITVSASHYDDTVEIKITDTGIGIPEDILPNIFSSFYQADGSTRRKYGGTGVGLHICKKIIEAHMGEIFVESEVGTGTTFTVLLPV, encoded by the coding sequence TGTTATCAGGGCTACCAGAGGTCATGAAGCCCTTAGCATAGTTGAAAACGATGATCCTGAACTTGTCCTTCTTGGAAGTGACCTTCCCGACATGGAAGGAGATAAGATCTGTAAAGCAATAAAAGGAAAGCTCAGCAATGAGCTGATCCCTGTTATAGTTGTCACATCCCTTTTTGAAAATGAAGAAAAAGCAAAGATCATTAAGGAAAATGCAGATGAGATACTCATAAAGCCTGTTGATGAACTTGAACTTACAACACGTGTACGTTCACTACTCCGCATGCGCCATCTGCATGATGAACTTGTTAAAGAGAGGGACGAAGTTCAGACCTATATTGATGTCGCGGGATCGATCATAGGAGTCGTTGACAGGAACTTCAAGGTAACCCTCGTAAACCAGAAGGCCTGTGATGTCCTCGGCTATTCAAAAGAAGAAGTCATGGGACAGAACTGGTTCGATGTCTTCGTGCCTGAATACATAAGGGAAGATATTAAAAAAGGATACAGAGGAGTTATTAATGGTGTCATTGAACCTCCTGAGTTCTCAGAAAAACCTATCGTTACCAGAAACAGAGGAGAAAGATGGGTACTCTGGCATGACGTCATCCTCCGTGATGATGATATGAACATCGTAGGAACTATTAGTTCCGGTGATGATATCACAGAAAGGAAGCTTGCAGAGAACGCAATGGAAGAGGCAAACACTGAACTCAAATTGCTCGACAACATAAAGGACCAGTTCCTGACAAACCTTAATTACGAGCTAAGGACGCCACTGATATCCATAAAAGGGTTCTGCGAACTATTGATGGAAGAGCAACTTGGAACGATAAACGATCCTCAGAAAAATGCTCATGATACAGTCCTGAGGAATACGGAGAGGCTAAGACACCTTATAGATTCACTTCTCTACGTAAGCGGGGAGCGCTCCCAGGAAATAAAATATAACATCATTCCACTCTACCCCGCAAGACTCATCGAGGATATCATTGAAGATCGTGCCCTTTATATGGAAAAGAAGGAACTTACGATCGAAAATAATGTGCCAAAGAACCTTCCTGCAATATTGGGAGACATGGAACATCTGGAAAGGATGTTCACACACCTTCTCGACAACGCAATAAAGTTCACACAAACCGGAGGGAAGATCACAGTTTCAGCATCCCACTATGATGACACTGTAGAAATCAAAATAACGGACACCGGGATAGGAATCCCGGAGGATATCCTGCCAAACATATTCAGCAGCTTCTATCAGGCCGACGGATCGACCAGAAGAAAGTATGGAGGCACAGGCGTCGGACTTCATATCTGTAAAAAGATCATTGAAGCACATATGGGAGAGATTTTTGTCGAGAGTGAAGTCGGAACAGGCACTACGTTTACCGTCCTGCTTCCGGTATGA
- a CDS encoding phosphoribosyltransferase: protein MVAVSGYPPADRTSFKCDLMSFKESYNLAKILARNIKDSGNLPDMIIAIGRGGYVPARLICDFLLFDNLTTIKIEHYKGAADIQEMATLRFPLSADISGKKILVVDDVTDTGKTLRVAVEYLESLKPAEIKTAVLQHKICSDFVPDYYAKKIVKWRWIIYPWAAYEDLAGFAENIIGERTLTTRQICNEFDSRYNISLRQSNLTEILEDLYARGSIDHIYGDEDTLWRKVTLVK, encoded by the coding sequence ATGGTAGCTGTAAGCGGATATCCACCTGCTGATCGTACCTCTTTTAAATGTGACCTTATGAGCTTTAAGGAATCATATAACCTTGCTAAGATCCTTGCCAGAAATATAAAGGATTCCGGGAATTTGCCTGATATGATCATTGCTATCGGCAGGGGTGGATATGTACCTGCCCGGTTAATATGTGATTTCCTCCTTTTTGATAACCTGACAACAATAAAGATCGAGCATTACAAGGGGGCTGCAGATATTCAGGAGATGGCGACGCTCAGGTTCCCGCTTTCAGCTGATATAAGTGGCAAAAAGATCCTTGTTGTGGATGATGTTACAGACACGGGTAAAACACTAAGAGTTGCTGTGGAATACCTGGAATCTCTTAAACCGGCAGAGATCAAGACTGCAGTTCTCCAGCACAAGATCTGTTCCGATTTCGTGCCGGACTATTATGCAAAAAAAATTGTTAAATGGCGCTGGATAATTTACCCATGGGCCGCTTACGAAGATCTTGCAGGTTTTGCCGAAAACATAATTGGTGAGAGGACTTTGACAACCCGACAGATCTGCAACGAGTTTGATTCCCGCTACAATATCTCCTTAAGACAATCGAATCTGACAGAAATACTCGAAGACCTTTATGCAAGGGGAAGTATAGATCACATTTATGGTGATGAAGATACACTGTGGAGAAAAGTGACCCTCGTGAAGTAA
- a CDS encoding DUF2209 domain-containing protein produces MFPIIAVDISGRHRIGQGYYMVCAAVAVDVSASHIESVSQIAIKPFLTASPPGVADVVSIIETTVAEIKYPGTIIVEHGDLYNQPEWLSQKMFSREFKYQESLSERLAIEFAHHVSLSSRNLLMKELAID; encoded by the coding sequence ATGTTTCCAATAATAGCCGTTGATATCTCAGGCCGTCACAGGATAGGACAGGGGTACTACATGGTCTGTGCTGCTGTTGCAGTCGATGTGTCTGCAAGTCATATCGAATCAGTATCTCAGATAGCCATCAAACCGTTCCTGACCGCATCACCACCCGGTGTTGCTGATGTTGTCAGTATTATCGAAACAACTGTCGCTGAGATCAAGTATCCAGGTACCATCATAGTGGAGCATGGAGATCTTTACAACCAGCCGGAGTGGCTTTCTCAGAAAATGTTCTCCCGTGAGTTCAAATATCAGGAATCCTTGAGTGAAAGGTTGGCGATAGAATTTGCCCACCATGTATCCCTGAGTTCGAGAAATCTTCTTATGAAGGAATTGGCTATTGATTGA
- the amrS gene encoding AmmeMemoRadiSam system radical SAM enzyme has protein sequence MLKEAMFYEKLDEGKVQCNLCNHRCKIGEGKTGICGVRENRDGTLYSLIYNTVSSEAVDPIEKKPLFHFNPGSKAYSLGTIGCNFRCKHCQNWTISQVKLDEAASVEITPEEAVSRALATGCRSIAWTYNEPTIWYEYTYDSAKLAKEAGLDTVYVTNGFITPEALKHISPYLDAFRVDIKAFTEDFYRKVASARLAPVLESAKLAKELGMHVEVINLIIPTLNDSEDELRQLSTWVYENLGADTPIHFTRFQPHYKMKHLPPTSVETIEMAHDIAIDVGLKYVYVGNVFGHKYESTYCPSCGELLIGRGLFDVSEYNINPENKCRNCGEPINIYGGFGGL, from the coding sequence ATGCTTAAAGAAGCGATGTTCTATGAAAAGCTGGATGAGGGGAAGGTACAGTGCAACCTGTGCAATCACAGGTGCAAGATAGGTGAGGGCAAGACGGGTATCTGCGGGGTGCGGGAGAATCGTGATGGTACACTTTATTCACTGATCTACAACACTGTCTCAAGTGAGGCTGTGGATCCTATCGAGAAGAAACCCCTGTTCCATTTCAATCCGGGATCAAAGGCATATTCCCTGGGCACCATCGGATGCAATTTCAGGTGTAAGCACTGCCAGAACTGGACGATCTCGCAGGTAAAGCTGGATGAGGCAGCATCTGTGGAGATCACTCCGGAGGAAGCGGTTTCCAGAGCCCTTGCAACAGGTTGCAGGTCGATCGCATGGACCTACAATGAGCCTACCATCTGGTATGAGTACACCTATGATTCTGCAAAGCTTGCAAAAGAAGCAGGACTTGATACTGTCTACGTAACCAACGGCTTCATAACTCCGGAAGCTTTGAAGCACATCTCACCATACCTTGATGCCTTCAGGGTGGATATCAAGGCCTTTACAGAGGACTTCTACAGGAAAGTTGCCAGTGCCAGGCTGGCACCTGTGCTGGAATCCGCGAAACTGGCAAAGGAGCTGGGGATGCATGTGGAGGTCATAAATCTCATAATTCCCACACTGAACGATTCCGAGGATGAGCTACGGCAGTTGTCCACCTGGGTATATGAGAATCTGGGGGCTGATACTCCTATACACTTTACCCGCTTCCAGCCTCATTACAAGATGAAACACCTGCCTCCAACATCGGTTGAAACAATTGAAATGGCTCATGACATTGCAATTGATGTGGGTCTGAAGTATGTTTATGTTGGAAATGTGTTCGGGCACAAGTATGAGAGCACATATTGCCCTTCATGTGGGGAGTTGTTGATAGGGCGCGGTCTATTTGATGTGAGTGAGTACAATATAAATCCGGAGAACAAGTGCCGCAATTGCGGGGAGCCTATCAATATATATGGTGGATTTGGTGGCCTTTGA
- a CDS encoding polyprenyl synthetase family protein, with amino-acid sequence MDLMDEIKKRSVHVDKGIGEMLPIEHPEELYRASRYLPDAGGKRLRPAVLMLATEAVGGDPMSVVPAAVALELVHNFTLVHDDIMDNDDVRRGMPAVHVKWGSAGAILAGDTLYSRAFEIISSMEKDPESILKCVALLSKTCTEICEGQWMDVDFETQETVTEEEYLEMVEKKTSVLYGAAAKVGALLGGASDEVADALYEFGRLVGISFQIQDDVIDMVTPEEILGKVRGSDLIEGKRTLIAIHALNHGVELDIFGKGEAVTPEQIDEAVAILEKSGSIGYAQELSASYLEEGKKMLDILEDSEAKDTLLAVADYMVTRNY; translated from the coding sequence ATGGATCTTATGGATGAAATAAAAAAACGAAGTGTTCATGTCGATAAGGGTATAGGGGAAATGCTCCCCATCGAGCATCCTGAAGAGCTTTACAGAGCATCAAGATACTTGCCGGATGCAGGTGGAAAACGCCTCCGTCCTGCAGTCCTTATGCTTGCTACTGAGGCTGTGGGTGGCGATCCAATGTCAGTTGTTCCGGCAGCAGTGGCTCTGGAACTTGTCCACAATTTCACCCTTGTGCATGACGACATAATGGATAATGATGATGTAAGGCGCGGAATGCCTGCAGTTCATGTAAAATGGGGTAGTGCAGGTGCTATCCTTGCAGGAGATACTCTCTATTCCAGGGCTTTTGAGATCATCTCATCTATGGAGAAGGACCCTGAAAGCATACTGAAGTGTGTCGCTCTTCTTTCAAAGACATGCACGGAGATATGCGAAGGACAGTGGATGGATGTTGATTTCGAGACACAGGAGACTGTCACAGAAGAGGAATACCTTGAGATGGTCGAGAAGAAGACATCCGTGCTCTATGGTGCAGCAGCAAAGGTCGGTGCCCTGCTTGGCGGAGCTTCTGATGAAGTTGCAGATGCGCTTTATGAGTTTGGTCGTCTTGTAGGTATAAGCTTCCAGATACAGGATGATGTTATCGATATGGTAACTCCTGAGGAGATCCTCGGCAAGGTCCGTGGAAGTGACCTTATAGAAGGCAAGAGAACACTGATAGCTATTCATGCCCTCAACCATGGTGTTGAGCTTGATATCTTCGGAAAAGGCGAGGCTGTCACTCCGGAACAGATCGACGAGGCAGTTGCCATACTTGAGAAGTCTGGTTCTATTGGCTATGCTCAGGAACTATCTGCATCCTATCTTGAAGAAGGTAAAAAGATGCTTGATATTCTCGAAGACTCCGAAGCAAAGGATACCCTGCTCGCTGTAGCAGACTATATGGTAACAAGGAACTACTGA
- a CDS encoding flippase-like domain-containing protein encodes MIYVNNLRKWLSISLLISAISIVLVMVYTIDPQTLDLIHNIRPEFLLAAVVLHLSSFIFWGLRTRSMCGSLGFKVGISRSIEIVTSSTFLASVTPSSIGGEPLRIHLLNQDDVPVGSATAVVLGERLLDGILIMMAAPVALHLFRRAISISGLDIVIMAGELGLVFVFMVVLYAVWHPHQTRKALKFLLHRIAGFLGKGEDPRLDRVMGKMDMIIEDFHYSMAFFVTKGHKGLLFGSIYTILFWLVEFAMVPVILMGLNQPPSILISFAAQVLLMILLVIPLTPGSSGVAELGATSLFSVFVPAYMVGIVVVAWRVFTLYMNLIVGGFVSFKILKDTDYIRNMMK; translated from the coding sequence ATGATATATGTGAACAATCTAAGAAAATGGCTCTCAATTTCGCTTCTTATAAGTGCCATTTCCATTGTTCTTGTCATGGTCTATACGATAGATCCACAGACTCTGGACCTTATCCATAATATCAGGCCGGAGTTCCTGCTGGCTGCAGTTGTCCTGCACCTTAGCTCCTTCATATTCTGGGGACTGCGAACAAGGTCTATGTGTGGTTCACTTGGTTTTAAGGTAGGTATCTCAAGGTCTATCGAGATCGTAACATCAAGTACTTTCCTTGCATCAGTAACTCCGTCATCAATAGGCGGGGAACCACTGAGGATACATCTTCTCAACCAGGACGATGTTCCCGTTGGGAGCGCCACAGCGGTGGTACTTGGAGAAAGGTTGCTTGACGGTATCCTGATAATGATGGCAGCTCCCGTAGCACTGCACCTGTTCCGAAGGGCGATATCTATTTCCGGTCTGGACATAGTGATAATGGCCGGGGAACTGGGTCTGGTATTTGTGTTTATGGTGGTCCTATATGCGGTATGGCATCCCCATCAGACCAGGAAAGCGCTTAAATTCCTGCTCCATCGGATCGCAGGTTTCCTGGGTAAAGGAGAGGATCCACGTCTGGACAGGGTAATGGGGAAAATGGATATGATAATAGAGGACTTCCACTATAGCATGGCATTCTTTGTAACCAAAGGGCATAAAGGACTGCTATTTGGAAGTATCTATACCATCCTGTTCTGGCTGGTCGAGTTTGCCATGGTTCCTGTGATCCTCATGGGGCTGAATCAGCCGCCATCGATCCTTATCTCCTTTGCTGCCCAGGTGCTGCTCATGATCCTGCTGGTAATACCGCTCACTCCGGGTTCAAGTGGTGTTGCAGAGCTTGGTGCAACTTCCCTGTTCTCGGTGTTCGTTCCGGCCTATATGGTTGGGATCGTTGTCGTGGCATGGCGTGTCTTCACGCTTTACATGAATCTTATCGTAGGTGGATTTGTGAGCTTTAAAATACTAAAGGACACAGATTATATTCGAAATATGATGAAATAA
- a CDS encoding diacylglycerol/polyprenol kinase family protein, producing the protein MEKEIKIPIFWKLYRSKEKNKLSGNIQFLIGSIIVISVFPKEIASAAILMTTFGDSAAALIGISYGRNWIKGLPDRAWEGVISEFLVNLCIGYLFLSNWIIALTMALAATIVETLTYKLDDNLMIPLFSGLAGYLVLIAYSLF; encoded by the coding sequence GTGGAAAAAGAAATTAAAATTCCGATCTTCTGGAAACTTTACCGTTCAAAGGAGAAGAACAAACTGAGTGGGAATATACAATTCCTGATCGGAAGTATCATCGTCATAAGCGTTTTTCCAAAGGAGATTGCATCTGCAGCAATATTAATGACAACTTTTGGAGATAGTGCGGCTGCCCTTATAGGAATAAGCTATGGCAGGAACTGGATAAAAGGTCTGCCGGACAGGGCATGGGAAGGAGTGATCTCCGAGTTCCTGGTAAACCTATGCATTGGCTACCTGTTCCTCTCAAACTGGATAATAGCTTTAACAATGGCTTTAGCAGCCACAATAGTTGAAACCCTGACATACAAACTGGACGATAATCTAATGATACCTCTATTTTCAGGTCTTGCCGGATATCTCGTTTTGATCGCATATTCTTTGTTTTGA